GACCATCTCAAGGACATCGGCTACGCCGTTTAGACGTAGCCCAAGTCCTCTAGCTGGCGCTCCATCGCGTCGGTAAACTCCCCCTCTACTCCCTCGGTCACGGGCTTCGCGGTCGTGTCGAGCCACTCCTCGGCGACCGCCGCCAGGTCCCCGTCGACCTCAGGGTAGTCCTCGGCCATGTCGGTCTCCTCGTCGGGTAGCTCGAACAGCTCCGATTTCCTCTCGCTGGTCAGGTGTTTAAATTCCTGCGTTCGCACCGCCGTGAGCATCGTCTCGTGGTACCGCTCGGTGTCGAAGTCGGGGTTGTGTCCGAGGTATGGCTCGAACTGGCCGGCCTCGCGCTGGGAGAAGGCGTGGTCGCGCTCGCCGCTCCGCAGGTCGATCCCGTCGGTAGAGACGGTGTCGGCGTCAGCGATCTCCAGCAGCGTCCGCATCACGTCGATGTGCTGGATGAGATCGTCGGACTCGACGGTCGTGTCAAGCCCGTGGGTGATCATCGGGACGTTGACCAGCCCGTCGTGGAGCGCGAGGTTATGCCCCAGCAGTCCCAGTTCGCCGAACAGCTCGCCGTGGTCGGCGGTCACGACGAATATCGTCTCACCGATGTCGAGCGACCGGACGAACTCGAACAGCCGCCCGATCATCTCGTCCGTGTAGGCGATCTCGGCGTCGTACATCGCTTTCAGGACCGCGAGATCCTCGCCGGTGAAGTCACCGAAAGCGATCCTCTCTTTCTGCGAGTAGTGCAGCTCCATCGCCCGCTCGCTAGCCTCGGCTGGCGAGACGTCCAGATCGTCGGTGTATCGGTCGAGATACGGCAGCGGCGGGTAGTACGGTCGATGGGGCTCGTTGTAGTGGAGATAAAAGAACGAGGGGTCGGAGCGGTCCGCGGCCGATTGGAGCCACCGCTTGGCCACCTCGTTCATCAGGAACGGTGTGGCGTGTTTCGCGGTGTTGGTCGTCAACCCCGCCGAGTGGCGCCGCAGGTTGAAGAAATACTTCAGCAGCGTTCGTGGCCCGGCCCGGTGGATCGTCGAGGCGGCGAGCCACTGGAACTGGTCGAACCCGCGGTCGAGGTCGGTCGCGGAGCTGACGAAGGAGTTCCGGGAGAGACAGGCCGTGTGATAGCCGGCGTCGGAGAGCAGTTCGGCGACCGTGGGTATCGAGCCGGGCACCGTCTCGCCCGTGATCCCGACGGTATTGTGCGATGGCGGCGTGCAGGTGAGGATCGCACCGCTGGCCGGCAGCGTCGACTTCGAGTGGCCGATGCAGTTGCGGTAGGCCTGTCCGTCGGGTTCGTCGGCGATCCGCTGGATCCGCGGCGTCGTGTCGCGGCTGTAGCCCGCCATTGACGTGTGGTCTTGCCGGACGCTGTCCAGCGTCACCCAGACGATGTTCGGGCGATTCACACCCGAGCCCACTCCGCGGAGAATGGTATAGTTGTTGCTTCGCCGCCCGGTCAGTCACCGCTCGCCGCCCCCGAGGACCCGCCCCGGAGCGCCCGCAGCCCGGACTGCTGGACCCGCTCCAGCAGCCGGAACGCCCGCCGGTTGCCCGCCGGGAGCAGCGACAGCCCGAACAGCGCCAGCGTCTGCGCGTCGCGCTTGCCGGACCGCAACACGTCGAGGAAGACGCGGCGCGCCTCCGCGGTCCGCCCCGCCTGGAACAGGTGTTTGCCGTACCGGTAGGCGGCCATCCGCTCGCGCTCGACCCGATAGGACCGCAATTCGGGGATGCGCTCGACCAGATCGTCGATGGCCGCCAGTTCGTTCTCGTACATCATGTCGGGGTCGGCGGTCAGCGAATCCGCCCGGCGGCGCTTGAACGCCAGCGACTCCAAGATCATCGCGGGGATTCCGTTCCGGAACAGCCGCACCCACAGGTGGGGGTCCTCCCTGGCCTGAAGACGCTCGTCGAAACGCTCGTCCTCGAAGCACTCGCGGCGAGCCGCGACGGTGACCGTCGGCACGCCGTGGCCGGACCGGAAGAACGCCACGTGGTGGCGGTCGGGGTCCTCGACGGGGAGCGCCGATAGCTCCGTCCGCGAGCCGTCGGGTTCGATCACGGTGACGTTCGAGTAGACCACGTCGGCCTCGCCGTCGAGCGCGGCCACCTGCCGTTCGAGCTTCGCGGGCGCGTAGAAGTCGTCCGCGTCGAGGAAGGCGATAACCTCCCCTTCGGCCTCGTCGAGGCCTCGGTTGCGCGCCGCCGCGACGCCGTTCGGCGGCTCGTAGACGTACCGCGCCCACTCCAGCGGGTCGAGCAGGGTCTCGAGCCACTCGACCCCGGAGCTGTCGACGACGACCACTTCGAGGTTCGCGTAGGTCTGCTCGCTCAGGCTCTCCAGCGCCCGTTCGATGTACCGGGCGTCCTCGTAGGTCGGCGTGACGACCGAAACGAGCGGCCCCTCGGTCTCCTGCAGCGTCGTCGGCAGCGAGATCTCGGGTGGATCGCCGTCGTCCATGTCCGTTCG
This DNA window, taken from Halosimplex litoreum, encodes the following:
- a CDS encoding sulfatase, with the protein product MNRPNIVWVTLDSVRQDHTSMAGYSRDTTPRIQRIADEPDGQAYRNCIGHSKSTLPASGAILTCTPPSHNTVGITGETVPGSIPTVAELLSDAGYHTACLSRNSFVSSATDLDRGFDQFQWLAASTIHRAGPRTLLKYFFNLRRHSAGLTTNTAKHATPFLMNEVAKRWLQSAADRSDPSFFYLHYNEPHRPYYPPLPYLDRYTDDLDVSPAEASERAMELHYSQKERIAFGDFTGEDLAVLKAMYDAEIAYTDEMIGRLFEFVRSLDIGETIFVVTADHGELFGELGLLGHNLALHDGLVNVPMITHGLDTTVESDDLIQHIDVMRTLLEIADADTVSTDGIDLRSGERDHAFSQREAGQFEPYLGHNPDFDTERYHETMLTAVRTQEFKHLTSERKSELFELPDEETDMAEDYPEVDGDLAAVAEEWLDTTAKPVTEGVEGEFTDAMERQLEDLGYV
- a CDS encoding glycosyltransferase; amino-acid sequence: MDDGDPPEISLPTTLQETEGPLVSVVTPTYEDARYIERALESLSEQTYANLEVVVVDSSGVEWLETLLDPLEWARYVYEPPNGVAAARNRGLDEAEGEVIAFLDADDFYAPAKLERQVAALDGEADVVYSNVTVIEPDGSRTELSALPVEDPDRHHVAFFRSGHGVPTVTVAARRECFEDERFDERLQAREDPHLWVRLFRNGIPAMILESLAFKRRRADSLTADPDMMYENELAAIDDLVERIPELRSYRVERERMAAYRYGKHLFQAGRTAEARRVFLDVLRSGKRDAQTLALFGLSLLPAGNRRAFRLLERVQQSGLRALRGGSSGAASGD